In Odocoileus virginianus isolate 20LAN1187 ecotype Illinois chromosome 5, Ovbor_1.2, whole genome shotgun sequence, a single window of DNA contains:
- the LOC110151404 gene encoding olfactory receptor 2A5-like, which yields MSFSFPRRKATHSQSWKNQSSVTEFILLGFSRNPRTNWILFFLFLFLYLFTVLGNGLIVTLIRADARLHTPMYFFLSILSLLDLSYATTTVPQMLIHLVSKSKTISYVGCVVQMYVFLTLGITETWIFAAMAYDRYVAICYPLHYGVKMSQTLCVLLAVSSALCGLTCALVYTVFAMNLPYCGPNEINHFFCEIPAVLKLACADTSLNDQVDFILGFILLLIPLSLILASYVRIFIAILKIRSTQGRIKAFSTCASHITVVTMFCIPCMVMYMRPGSEASPEDDKKLALFYNVVSAFLNPIIYSLRNKDVKRAFFKLVGMSEDTQ from the coding sequence ATGtccttttctttccccagaaGGAAGGCCACCCATAGCCAAAGTTGGAAAAATCAAAGCTCTGTAACCGAGTTTATCCTCCTGGGCTTCTCCAGAAATCCCAGAACCAACTggatccttttctttcttttcctcttcctttactTATTTACCGTCCTGGGCAATGGTCTCATTGTTACTTTGATCAGAGCAGATGCACggctccacacccccatgtacttcttcctcagcaTCCTCTCTCTACTGGATCTCAGCTATGCTACCACCACAGTGCCCCAGATGTTGATCCATCTAGTAAGCAAGAGTAAAACTATCTCTTATGTTGGGTGTGTGGTCCAGATGTATGTTTTCCTAACCTTGGGCATCACTGAGACCTGGATTTTTGCAGCTATGGCCTATGACAGATATGTTGccatatgctacccactccattatggGGTCAAGATGAGCCAAACCCTGTGTGTACTCCTGGCAGTCAGCTCTGCCCTTTGTGGTCTCACCTGTGCCCTCGTCTACACAGTCTTTGCAATGAATCTGCCCTACTGTGGCCCCAATGAGATCAACCACTTCTTTTGTGAAATTCCTGCTGTCTTGAAGTTGGCTTGTGCAGATACATCCCTcaatgaccaagtggactttatcttGGGCTTTATCTTGCTCCTGATTCCGTTGTCCCTCATTCTGGCCTCATATGTTCGCATCTTCATTGCTATTCTAAAGATTCGCTCCACCCAGGGCCGAATcaaggccttctccacctgtgccTCACACATCACTGTGGTCACCATGTTTTGTATTCCATGTATGGTCATGTACATGAGGCCTGGCTCTGAAGCCTCCCCAGAAGATGACAAGAAGCTGGCTCTGTTCTACAATGTCGTTTCTGCCTTCCTCAACCCCATCATCTACAGCCTCCGGAACAAGGATGTAAAGAGGGCTTTCTTCAAGTTAGTTGGAATGAGTGAGGACACACAGTAG
- the LOC110151360 gene encoding putative olfactory receptor 2B3 yields the protein MQDFLWENQSSVSEFILLGFSKDSQINAILFNIFLFLYLSTLVGNGLIVTVIHLDSRLHTPMYFFLSVLSLLDMSYVTTTVPQMLVHLVCQKKTISYVGCVAQMYIFLVLGITEGWLFSVMAYDRYVAICYPLRYKVIMSPWLCGAMVVFCGLWGVSCSLVYTVFTMRLPYCGPNEINHFFCEVPAVLKLACADTSLNDQVDFILGFILLLVPLSFILASYIRIFATILRIRSAQGRLKAFSTCASHITVVTMFCGPAMFMYMNPGANASPERDKKLALFYNVISAFLNPIIYSLRNKDVKRAFLKLTGRGRTTE from the coding sequence ATGCAGGATTTCCTCTGGGAGAACCAGAGCTCTGTGTCTGAGTTCATCCTTCTGGGCTTCTCCAAGGATTCCCAAATTAATGCAATCCTCTTCaacatcttcctcttcctctacCTCTCTACCCTTGTGGGCAATGGGCTCATTGTCACCGTAATCCACCTGGACTCCCGCctccacacacccatgtactttttcctcagTGTCCTCTCTCTGCTGGATATGAGCTATGTCACCACCACTGTGCCCCAGATGCTGGTGCATCTGGTCTGTCAGAAGAAAACTATCTCTTATGTTGGGTGTGTGGCCCAGATGTACATCTTTCTGGTGCTGGGCATCACTGAGGGCTGGCTGTTCTCTGTCATGGCCTATGATAGATATGTGGCCATCTGCTACCCACTCAGGTACAAGGTTATCATGAGCCCATGGCTGTGTGGGGCAATGGTGGTCTTTTGTGGACTTTGGGGGGTCAGCTGCTCCCTAGTTTACACTGTCTTCACTATGCGCCTGCCCTACTGTGGCCCCAATGAGATCAACCACTTCTTCTGTGAGGTTCCTGCTGTTCTGAAGCTGGCCTGTGCAGATACATCCCTCAATGACCAAGTAGATTTCATCCTAGGTTTCATCCTTCTTCTGGTACCCCTTTCCTTCATTCTGGCCTCTTACATCCGCATCTTTGCCACCATATTGAGAATTCGCTCAGCCCAAGGTCGGCTcaaggccttctccacctgtgccTCCCACATCACTGTGGTCACCATGTTCTGTGGACCTGCCATGTTTATGTACATGAACCCTGGGGCCAATGCCTCCCCAGAGCGGGACAAGAAACTGGCCCTGTTCTACAACGTCATCTCTGCCTTTCTCAACCCCATCATCTATAGCCTCAGAAACAAAGATGTAAAGAGGGCTTTCCTCAAGCTAACAGGCAGGGGCAGGACCACTGAATGA